In Patescibacteria group bacterium, the genomic window ACTGACCTTCGTGTTTCGCTTGAGCCATTTTTAAGGCCTTCTCTACTATTGGCGGTAATTCTTCTGCTGTTTGAGAAGATTCAAAATCTTGGTCAGACGGCCTTTTTTGTTCTCTTATTGTCATAATGTCCCTCTCTCAAATTTAGTCAATTAGATTACATTTCAATTATACCACGAAAAATAAAAAACCACCTCAACGTACAGGGGTGGTCTGGGCCAAGGCCCTACTCTTTCATCTTTTGCGCATAGCGCTCAATTGCTGAAACAAATAGCGAATCTCGGTTGTAAGCTCGGAGACTCCCCTGTTGGTCGCGCTGCCAACCGCGTTTAGCTAAAAAATTAGCCATGCTATGGACAGCGTCTTTTAAATTGAAAAGGTCAATTTTCTTATCACCATCTCCGTCCACAGCCAATTCCCAATAACTCGTCGGCATGAACTGGGGAATACCGAGAGCCCCGGCATAGGACGAGTTAATTGCCAAGGGGTCCCAGTTCTGCTGGCAACACATCTTTAAAAAAGCAATTAACTCTTTGGTAGCCCATCCGACCCGGGCCTCACCATAGCGCACCAGACTCACAAAAACCCCAAAAACCTGATAAGAACCTTGATTTTCTCCGAAACAACTCTCTATCCTTAACAAAGCAACCAAGATTTCTTTTTCCACGCCAAATTTTGCTTCCACTTCAGCCAAAAGCGCCTGGTTCTGACGGATAAAATCTTTGCCCAAACCAATTGACTTTTCCGTAAAAAATGGTTTGTAAGGATCATCTTTTCGCTTTCTGGCGGCCTCAAACTTTTGGTATATGTAGGGATAAAATTTCACTGAAGAATCCGAGAGCAAGGCAACCATACTGCCTCTGGAAAACCCTTCCTTCTCCAGGTCGCGCAAAAGCTTATCCTGTTTTTGGTCCTCCCAGTCCTGCGCCCGCTCCGCCGAATCGAGCCGAGCCCAGCTGGCCGGCGCCAGCAAAAGCAAACAAAAGAACAAACCTAAGGTTTTCATTTTGACCTCCTTTTAGGTAGGCGTAATTGTCAAAGTAGCATCAAATAATAATAGCAGATTTTTCAAAAATGTCAATAATATATAAGGAGAAAAAAATAAGGTAATCAAAATGTCAATGACAATCAAGATTACCTCATCAGTCCTTGACTGTGACTGTGTCTTGGATATAAACGCGAATGCTTTTACCGGCTTCATCTCTTAAGATAAAATAAAGGTTCCCTACCCAGCCGGAAGCATCAGCCACTTTTATTGTTTCGTCAACATTGTTTCCAAACTTGTTTTCTTGAAACACCCAGACGGTCTTCCCAACCAAAGCCTGAATCTCTTCTGCAGTCATCTCAAGGGCAAGCATTTTTTCCTCCTTGTTTTTTGGGCCTCCAATATTGGCTATTTTTTTACTCTATCACGCTCCCCTATTTTTTGCAAAAAGAATCTTTCAGGGTTTACCCGGTACCATATTAGGTTCAGAGTTTAAAAACACAAAAATCACCGCACATGGAACAATATTTCTTGGTCTTAAGTTTAGGGTTTTTTCGGCATTCCTGCTCTCTTAGCTGGCCAAATTTTTGCGGGTCAAGCGCGTATTTTAACATTGCCTGCCAATCAACTCTTTGCCTGGCTTGAGCCATCCTGCGATCTCTTGAAATAGCTTGTTTGTTGCCTTTGGCAATATCAACAATATGAGCCGCTAATTTGGTAACCACCACCCCATCGCGGACATCTTGGCTGTCGGGCAAGCCAACGTGCTCTTTAGGCGTTACATAACAAAGAAAATCAGCGCCGTTGAGGCCAGCCAAGGCCCCGCCAATAGCGCCGGCAATGTGGTCATAGCCTAGCGGCAATGTCTGTGGGCAAGGGTCCCAGCACATAAAACGGAGCGCCAAGGCAATATTTTTTTTCTAATCTGACATTTTTCTCTATCTCGTTTAGGGGTATATGGCCCGGACCTTCAATCATCACTTGCACTCCAAATCCTCGAGCTTGTTTTGCTATTTGGCCTAAAATTTTCAGCTCCTGAATCTGGGCTTGGTCCGTGGCATCGGCCAGACAGCCGGGCCGCAAGCCATCGCCCAAACTTAAAGTGATATCATATTGTTTAACAATTTTAAGAATCTCTCCAAACCCCTGATAAAGAAAATTCTCTTTTTTGTGATATCTCATCCAAGCCAGTAAAAAACTGCCGCCCCGGCTCACACACTTCATCAGCCTTTTCTGCACCAGGGGCAACGCCGCTCTGGTAACCCCAGCGTGAACCGTAACAAAATCAACGCCCTCCCGGGCTTGTTTTTCCAGAACTTGCAGATAAATATCCAAGTTCATTTTTTTTATTTGACCCGCTTCCAAAACGGCTTGGTAAATTGGCACCGTGCCCAGAGGAAGCCGGCATTTTCTGATTATTGCCTGGCGAATCTTGTCAGCATTGCGGCTAATGCTTAGATCCATTATGGTATCAGCCCCGGCCTTGACAGCAATATCTAACTTTTTAAGCTCGGTCTTTAAGTTTGATTTAGTTGGCGAAGTGCCGATATTAGCATTAACTTTTACGCGCAAACCCAAACCAATGCCCAGGGGTTTTAAATGCTGGTGATTAGGGTTAGCCAAAATCACTATTAAACCCTTGGCAATTCTTTTTTTTAGCAAACCAACTGGGACATCCTCGGCTTTGGCCACGACCCTCATTTCCGGGGTAATTTTATTTTTTAGAGCGGCCTGAATTTGAGTCATTTTGGAAAAAATTAAAATATTATACCTTAAGTTTAACCTTATTTCCCTCAAAAAGCAATTTTATGTAAAACTCCAGACACCCAGCTCCAGACACCGAGTGTCCTCTTGGACACTCGGTGTCTTTGTCTTAGTCTTTCCAATATAAAAAACCCAAGTGAAAACTCGAGTTTTATGTCACAAATAGAGAGTTAGAAAGCAGTATTTTTAAGGCCCAGTCTTATGCACTAATGCTTCCAGCAAATTTTTAACCTCAACTTGAGCTTGGATTTCGTTACCGCTATTAACGAATTTATTCCACTGGCTCAAAATCTCTTCATCATCTAAATTTCTGACTGCGTTTTCTAAGTTTAACCGGGTTTCAAAATCAATCTCTGTTTCGGCTTTAAGCACTTTTTCTATAAATAATTTCGTGAAATCTAAAACTTTTTCATTAGTTTCAATGGCTTGGACTGTTAGTTCAGTTTGACGCAGGATTTTTTGGATAGAAACATATTTATAACCAAAAAAAAATATTGCTGGCTAATAAAACTAAAACTAAAATAATCCAAAATAAATTGGAAATGGCAATGGGGCGATTTAGAGGATTATTTTGGTCGAGCATTTGTAGTTAAGAATTTAGAATTAAGAAGCGTAAAAAATAGTGTCATTGCGAGCGACTCACTGTCTGTGCCAAGTAATACTGGCCAGGGCAATGAAGAGTAAGATAGGCTTGTAGGGATGTGGGGAGCGAAGCAATCCCGTTGATTACCTGTGGACATTGTTACTCTCCCCTGTCTACAGGTCATCAACGGGATTGCCGCACTCTTTTTTGCTCCTGTCGTGAACATTGCTGGTCTTTTATCCTGGTCTGTCTCGCGCGGCATATCCTACTGTCGCTCGCAATGACACTGATTGCTATGCCGCTCGCAATGACAGGGGGGAATAGGGCTCGCAATGACAGAGTTTTTTTTACAGCTGGGTCAATGATTGGCTTTTGCTTCTTAGCCGCTTCTTAATTTTTACTTCTTAATTCTCTCCCGCAACTTATCTCTATAAAAATTATACAACAAAAGCAAAACAACTACAACCAGCAATATCACTTTCCAATCAATCGCCTTAAGCCAAGCGTGTTTAGTTTTAAGCTCAATATTGGTATGAATTCCCGCGCCTTGTTTAACTTGAAGCGGCTTGCCTTCGTAATCTTCGTAGCCCGGCGCTTCAATGTTCAAATAATACGAGCCTTCCGGCACGAGAAAAGAATATTTGCCCGTGTTATTGGTAATCTGCGGATTTTCCTGCTGGAATTCGCTGGCCGGCCATTCTTCATATTTTTTGCTTTGGGGATTAAGCCAAAAAAGAGAAATTATCGCGCCAGGAATTCTGGTTTCTTTGTCGCCTAATTTCTCATAAACATAGCCTTCCGGATCAATCACGGTAATCAATCTAATCTCTTTGGTTCCTAAATTAATGTCTTGATAATCTAGCAAAGTAATAATCTCATATTCGCCGGCAACTACTGGGGCGGCGATTTCCGCGGTATAAATGCCGTCCCCGTCTTTATCCGTATATTCAAATTCTTGAAGCGCTAACCGAGTTTCCAACTGCGATTCCGCGCTAACGCCCAAAACCAGGGGTCTTGCCAGTTCACTGCCTTCTAAAGCAATGTATTGCGTAGGCGGAGGCGCTTGAGCCAAAACCGGTTTAGCAAAAATGCTTTGCGATAAAACATCAGCCAAACTAAGTTCCGGAAAAGCCGGAATCAGAGACATATCCACTGCTGTTAAAACTAAATAACCTTTGATTTCCTTAACCGGCGCTTCTGGTTTAATTATCAATTTTAACGGCTGCCCAGAAATAGTGGTGATTTTCTGCGAAGTTTGGCCCTGCTCATTGATTGTTAAATCAATGTCTAAGTCAATTGTCTCGTTGCCAGTTTTAGCAAAAACGATTTCCGTGGGAATTTCCTCTTTCAAACTCGCGGATAATTTTGCAAGCGGCACACCCTTGGGCAAGGTAAACCCGGCTCTTCCCAAGTCTAATTGCGGCAAATCAAGCAGTTTAGTCAAGCACGGCAAAGTTAATTTAGCGGTTTTTAATTTTTCTAAATCAGTAAATTTAGTAATCCCGAGTTTAGCAAAAGTTTGGCTTAGATTAGGAAATTTCTGGGCCAAGGTTCTTACTTCTTCCGGCAAGGGTTCAAGCACAAACTGCTTAATCCCGGACTCGGGCAAAAGTGACCAATCCCCTCGCATTGCTTGAGGCGCTTGCTTGGGCAAAGTCTGCTCAAACGGCTTTTCTTCGGGCTCCTCCTGTTTAGGCTCGGGTTTTAGAAAATCTGGAATGATTTTGGAAACTGCCTCGCCCACCCGCTGAATCACCGGCTTTTTAACGACTTTTTCTTTAACAACTTCTGGTTCAGGTTCAACTTGGCTTTGTTCCGGCGGAGCTTCTGGCTGGGCCCCTTCTTTGGGTGGTGTTGAGGGTGGAGCAATTTTTTGATAAGCAATAGAATCAGAAACTAATTGGGATGGCTGGCCGTATTGGGTGTAAAATTTAACATAAACCGTGTACGCGCCTTCAAGGCACTCGGCTCGGCCTTCGCAAAGGTTCCAGAAATAAGAGGAGGAAAAAGCAATTTGCCCGGTTGAGCCCGGCATCTGGTTTAAATCGGAAAAATTAGAAATTGCCATCTTGGCAACATCAGCACCGGCATAAAAATTTAAAGTAACAAGGGGGCTTAAAGTAATGCCAGTGCCATTATTGATCATCACCTTTAACTCGCCGGAAGGGTTTTCCGGGCTGGAGGCAGACGTTGAAGGCGGATTAGAAGAGCCGGACGGAGCGCCGCCGCCGCTTGCTGGGTCTGTTTCATCAGTATCAGTTAAAGAACTGCAGCCCGGGTCAGCCGGATAATCAGTTAACCCGTCGCCGTCATCATCGCTGGAATTGTTGCAAGCTGGTCAGGCGCTTTGGGGGCGCCAGTCCGTATTAACTTTATAATCAACCGTTGCGCAGGAATCAGTCGTGGCGCAGTTAAAAATAATCCAACCCACATTTTCGCCCCAGGCATAGCCGGAAAAATTTCCACTTGAATCAATTGAAACTCCGCCATAAGTTGGATTGAACTGGAGCCAGCCCGCGTTCTCGGTCCAAGCATAGCCGGTTAAGGCGCCAGCGCCGTCATTAGAGATGCTGTAATCCACGGTGGCGCAGGAATTATCATTTGAACAATTTAGCGAAACCCAGCCGATGTTCTCGCCCCAGGCATAGCCGGTTAGGGCCGAATCTGTAATCTGCACATTGCCCTCGGTTGTTCCAAAATCCAGCCAGCCAAGATTCTCGGTCCAGGCGTATTTGTTGGTGGAATCAATGGTGCCGCTGGTATTGGAAGCCGAGGCAAAAACCGGGAAAAGTAAAATTCCTAAAGCTAAAATAATAATTGTTATTGGTTTTATTTTCATTTGATAATGTTTAGCTAAACTAAGCCACTGCCAAATTGGCTTCCATAACTTTTAACCTGCCTGGAGACGAAAACCACTCGCGTCGGGGTTTACAAACTTCAAGTCGCCGCCATTGATTCTGTGAAAGAACTGATATTACTAAGGTTTGTTTTTTGATGAAGTTCATAGAACGTGAAGTTAGAAATCAGTATTTCGCTTTTTTGATTTCTTTCTGGGTATCTTTGAGATGCTTATCGGTCAGGTTTTTCAATTTTTCAAAATCATTTTTATAATAAACATCAGTATCAAACCTGCCGGCAAAATCAAATCTCCGGCCAGCGGCAATTTCCTTTGCCCGCGCAGCATAGGCATAATGAATAAATTTATCCGCATTATCTTTGTCGCCTAATGCAGAGCGCCGCTCCGCCCCTGCCGCCGGGCGTAGAGAGCTTGAGGTGAATAAAAATAACGGTTCTTTGCAGGATCCTTTACGCAGGTATTATAGATATTTTTTTATAATCTTCTTATAGTTCTTGCAGAAATCCTCAATGAACGGCTGGTCAGGAAAAAAGTTTTTCAA contains:
- a CDS encoding lytic murein transglycosylase, which codes for MKTLGLFFCLLLLAPASWARLDSAERAQDWEDQKQDKLLRDLEKEGFSRGSMVALLSDSSVKFYPYIYQKFEAARKRKDDPYKPFFTEKSIGLGKDFIRQNQALLAEVEAKFGVEKEILVALLRIESCFGENQGSYQVFGVFVSLVRYGEARVGWATKELIAFLKMCCQQNWDPLAINSSYAGALGIPQFMPTSYWELAVDGDGDKKIDLFNLKDAVHSMANFLAKRGWQRDQQGSLRAYNRDSLFVSAIERYAQKMKE
- a CDS encoding carboxypeptidase-like regulatory domain-containing protein; this encodes MINNGTGITLSPLVTLNFYAGADVAKMAISNFSDLNQMPGSTGQIAFSSSYFWNLCEGRAECLEGAYTVYVKFYTQYGQPSQLVSDSIAYQKIAPPSTPPKEGAQPEAPPEQSQVEPEPEVVKEKVVKKPVIQRVGEAVSKIIPDFLKPEPKQEEPEEKPFEQTLPKQAPQAMRGDWSLLPESGIKQFVLEPLPEEVRTLAQKFPNLSQTFAKLGITKFTDLEKLKTAKLTLPCLTKLLDLPQLDLGRAGFTLPKGVPLAKLSASLKEEIPTEIVFAKTGNETIDLDIDLTINEQGQTSQKITTISGQPLKLIIKPEAPVKEIKGYLVLTAVDMSLIPAFPELSLADVLSQSIFAKPVLAQAPPPTQYIALEGSELARPLVLGVSAESQLETRLALQEFEYTDKDGDGIYTAEIAAPVVAGEYEIITLLDYQDINLGTKEIRLITVIDPEGYVYEKLGDKETRIPGAIISLFWLNPQSKKYEEWPASEFQQENPQITNNTGKYSFLVPEGSYYLNIEAPGYEDYEGKPLQVKQGAGIHTNIELKTKHAWLKAIDWKVILLVVVVLLLLYNFYRDKLRERIKK